One part of the Nitrosopumilus sp. genome encodes these proteins:
- the cobJ gene encoding precorrin-3B C(17)-methyltransferase: protein MSGKLYIVGVGPGHHDHMTFRAKEVIEESDTIVGYETYVNLVQDLIEGKTVYRYAMTQEVERAHQCIDLAKSGKIVSLVSSGDPGIYGMAGLIYETLAESNWNPKDGLQVEIIPGVSALNSCASIIGSPLMTDFAVVSMSDLLVPWEIIEKRVEAAAQGDFVIVIYNPASKKRIHQLQDTRKILLKYRKPTTPVAIIKGAFRESETIVMTDLENLPNHSDKLGMISTVIIGNSSTYTYKDLMINPRGYKSKYNLEEQTNPDLKV, encoded by the coding sequence TTGTCTGGTAAACTCTACATTGTTGGTGTTGGTCCTGGACATCATGATCACATGACATTTAGAGCCAAAGAAGTAATTGAAGAAAGTGATACAATCGTTGGTTATGAAACATATGTAAATTTAGTTCAAGATCTAATTGAAGGAAAAACCGTTTATCGTTATGCAATGACACAAGAAGTTGAGAGAGCTCATCAATGCATTGACCTTGCAAAATCTGGAAAAATTGTTTCACTAGTATCAAGTGGTGATCCTGGAATTTATGGAATGGCTGGATTAATTTATGAAACACTTGCAGAATCAAATTGGAATCCAAAAGATGGTCTACAAGTAGAAATTATTCCAGGCGTATCTGCACTTAATTCGTGTGCATCAATTATTGGCTCACCATTAATGACTGATTTTGCAGTAGTTAGTATGAGTGACTTACTAGTTCCATGGGAAATTATTGAAAAAAGAGTTGAAGCAGCAGCACAAGGTGATTTCGTAATTGTCATTTACAATCCAGCAAGTAAGAAAAGAATTCATCAATTACAAGATACAAGGAAAATTCTTTTAAAATATAGAAAACCCACAACCCCTGTTGCAATAATTAAAGGCGCGTTTAGAGAATCAGAAACAATTGTTATGACTGATTTGGAAAACTTACCTAATCATTCGGACAAATTAGGAATGATTAGCACTGTAATTATTGGAAATTCATCTACATACACTTACAAAGATTTGATGATAAATCCAAGAGGATACAAATCAAAATACAATTTAGAAGAACAAACAAATCCTGATCTTAAAGTTTAG
- a CDS encoding tetrahydromethanopterin S-methyltransferase subunit A, translating into MNAIGEIIGELCKAILPIPEEYFTGNPNSSIAICTLSSIDLLKKFSNSEILDDVAIVGRLLSENKGIDSIIEYVNNNQKIKTIIVCGKEVWGHKSGDSLFQLHKNGIDKNFKIINSSSPDPYLTVSESKIKYFQNNVKLVNLINETDYETILAKIRFF; encoded by the coding sequence ATGAATGCTATAGGCGAAATAATCGGAGAACTCTGCAAGGCTATTTTGCCTATACCTGAAGAATATTTCACTGGAAATCCTAACTCATCTATAGCAATTTGCACTCTTTCTAGCATAGATTTACTCAAAAAATTTTCCAATTCTGAAATACTAGATGATGTTGCTATAGTAGGACGTCTGTTATCTGAAAATAAAGGAATTGATTCAATCATTGAATATGTAAATAATAATCAAAAAATTAAAACCATTATAGTTTGTGGAAAAGAAGTTTGGGGTCATAAATCTGGAGATTCATTATTTCAATTACATAAAAATGGAATTGATAAAAATTTTAAGATAATTAATTCTTCTAGTCCTGATCCATATCTTACAGTTTCTGAATCTAAAATAAAATATTTTCAAAATAATGTTAAACTTGTAAATTTAATTAACGAAACTGATTATGAAACAATTCTAGCCAAAATCAGATTCTTCTAG
- the pcn gene encoding proliferating cell nuclear antigen (pcna) translates to MTFGAKTNGSDDLKAIISAISTLVEEATFVATAEGITFRGMDPSHVALIDISWPNSAFEKYECDSDIKFGVRIDEFSKLIKRADKKDSIEISISEQNMLLVTVGKNKKYKMRLIESSATDTPLPKIPYDSKIILSSSKFDKILGDVQVVSDYLTIHTTDSKGDFSGKGDSGEVVIDLEKEDEEIEEISSKEDSIGTYSLEYLNPVVKAVGTTAGFITCEFSSAKPLRIEFKVANIGRIHFYLAPRVES, encoded by the coding sequence TTGACTTTTGGAGCAAAAACAAATGGTTCAGATGATCTAAAGGCAATTATTTCTGCAATATCTACACTTGTTGAAGAAGCTACATTTGTTGCAACAGCAGAAGGAATCACTTTTAGAGGTATGGATCCATCACACGTTGCACTAATTGATATATCCTGGCCAAATTCTGCATTTGAAAAATATGAATGCGATAGTGATATTAAATTTGGAGTAAGAATAGATGAGTTCTCAAAACTTATCAAAAGAGCAGACAAAAAAGATAGCATAGAAATTAGTATATCTGAACAAAACATGTTACTTGTTACAGTTGGAAAAAATAAAAAATACAAAATGCGATTAATTGAAAGTTCTGCAACAGATACTCCTTTACCAAAAATTCCATATGATTCTAAAATTATATTATCTTCTTCAAAGTTTGATAAAATTCTAGGAGACGTACAAGTAGTCTCAGACTATTTGACAATCCATACTACTGATTCAAAAGGTGACTTTTCAGGCAAAGGTGATTCTGGAGAGGTAGTAATTGATCTGGAAAAAGAAGATGAAGAGATTGAAGAAATTTCTTCAAAAGAGGACAGCATTGGAACTTACAGCCTTGAATATCTTAATCCTGTAGTCAAGGCAGTAGGTACGACTGCAGGCTTTATCACATGTGAGTTTTCAAGCGCAAAACCACTTAGAATTGAATTCAAAGTAGCAAATATTGGCAGAATTCACTTCTATTTGGCACCACGCGTAGAAAGTTAA
- a CDS encoding site-specific integrase, translating into MTFQISKENYEKSYLDSMYVISHSQNTVKSYRTRIRLFRGFLKENYNIDEYDLLDHLKTGGLDIFKILKEFVIFLDKSGKSARTIHLALSVNRGYLRHMGIKIDSDDLKQLVKVPKVVKIREIPLDKEIIVRLLRNAKPKLQLAILVAVSTGMRIGEIVNLKISDIDFSQNPVKVYLRANTTKTRQSRETFLTAEAANALKDYLKRYHKWSEGTRDPQIQDKQIFATVYRHRGPFVAESIIATLQTELRYLVRAIPDLNVKDENGRQSIHLHSFRKYFRTTVGNVVGRDFAEAIIGHGFYMDTYYQLSDEKKREMYLEVEPYLTISDFQKVESNIKQMNEKYQDLENKMTSLMNYLRLNKIEVPQNPI; encoded by the coding sequence ATGACATTTCAAATATCTAAAGAAAATTATGAAAAATCCTATTTGGATTCAATGTATGTAATATCACACAGTCAAAATACTGTAAAATCATACAGAACAAGAATACGCCTCTTTAGAGGATTTCTCAAAGAGAATTACAATATTGATGAGTATGACCTACTTGACCACCTAAAAACTGGGGGACTAGATATTTTCAAGATTCTCAAAGAGTTTGTAATATTTTTGGACAAGTCAGGAAAAAGTGCAAGAACAATACATCTTGCATTGTCAGTTAATAGAGGATATCTCAGACATATGGGAATAAAGATTGATTCTGACGATCTCAAACAACTAGTCAAGGTACCCAAGGTAGTCAAGATTAGAGAAATTCCACTTGATAAGGAAATCATTGTAAGACTGTTACGCAATGCAAAACCCAAGCTACAGTTGGCAATACTAGTTGCAGTATCAACTGGAATGCGTATTGGGGAGATTGTCAATCTAAAGATTTCAGATATTGACTTTAGTCAAAACCCAGTCAAAGTGTACCTTAGGGCAAACACCACAAAGACAAGACAATCAAGGGAGACTTTTCTTACAGCTGAAGCTGCCAACGCACTCAAGGACTATCTGAAAAGATATCACAAATGGAGTGAAGGAACAAGGGATCCACAGATTCAAGACAAGCAAATCTTTGCAACAGTGTACAGACATAGAGGGCCATTTGTTGCAGAGTCAATCATTGCAACTTTGCAGACAGAGTTAAGATATCTTGTAAGGGCAATCCCAGACCTTAATGTTAAAGATGAGAATGGCAGACAGTCAATTCATCTTCATTCCTTTAGGAAATATTTCAGAACTACAGTTGGAAATGTAGTGGGTAGAGACTTTGCCGAAGCCATAATTGGGCATGGATTCTACATGGACACTTACTACCAGTTATCAGATGAGAAGAAAAGAGAGATGTATTTGGAGGTAGAGCCATATCTGACAATTTCTGATTTCCAGAAAGTGGAGAGTAACATCAAGCAGATGAATGAGAAATATCAGGATCTTGAAAATAAAATGACATCTCTGATGAATTACTTGAGATTAAACAAGATTGAAGTTCCTCAGAATCCAATTTAA
- a CDS encoding transcription factor S translates to MKFCPKCEVKLKKGTLGLECSKCGYIEGQKAKETKKIIGEDEPDFSLLAFEGNEGEDTNPTIKLECEKCGHDEAVWWMFQTRSADEPTTRFYRCQKCKYTWRDYA, encoded by the coding sequence TTGAAATTTTGCCCCAAATGTGAGGTCAAATTAAAAAAGGGTACTTTAGGCCTTGAATGCTCAAAATGTGGTTATATAGAAGGACAAAAAGCTAAAGAAACAAAAAAAATTATTGGTGAGGATGAACCCGATTTTTCACTTTTAGCTTTTGAAGGAAATGAAGGCGAAGACACTAATCCAACGATCAAATTAGAATGTGAAAAATGCGGTCATGATGAGGCAGTTTGGTGGATGTTTCAAACTAGAAGTGCAGACGAACCCACAACTAGATTTTATCGTTGTCAGAAATGTAAATACACTTGGCGTGATTACGCATAA
- a CDS encoding aspartate kinase produces MRLVIKYGGTSISASKDIQAIAKHINSLSKKHQIVVVCSATSGTTDDLIEISESIKKENKSKAEQLASKITNRHKQLAKQTIKKSDLQKKLLRKLDEDFTELLSLIDGMVLLGEVTSRSMDYLISFGERLSIKLVSSAINDSGKKSIPLTGKEVGIITDSNFGESKPLMDTTRLRVSKTVDDLFSKKTIPVVGGFAGADQHGHVTTFGRGGSDYSATTIGSCIKADEIWLMSDVDGLMTADPKIVKNAKLLKEVSYIEAIEMAMFGAKQIHPRTFEPLLSKKIPMKIRNSFNTKNEGTLVTVSPSESSKNTVKCVSNVQNNGLIDIRGGSMVGTPGTAAKIFETLAKSGINVMMISQNPSESSITIVVKNTDLDKAVSALEMELLGKIIKKLEITTNVAIIALIGSGMRGTVGVASKVFGAIEKNKINISMITQGSSELNLAFVVKNSDTNAAVRALHDAFELDKIN; encoded by the coding sequence TTGAGACTTGTAATAAAATATGGTGGAACATCAATTTCTGCTTCCAAAGATATCCAAGCTATTGCCAAACACATTAACTCATTATCAAAGAAGCATCAAATTGTGGTTGTTTGTTCTGCAACAAGTGGAACAACAGATGATCTAATAGAGATATCCGAATCCATAAAAAAAGAAAATAAATCAAAAGCTGAACAGCTTGCATCAAAGATTACTAATAGACATAAACAACTAGCAAAACAAACAATCAAAAAATCTGATCTGCAAAAAAAATTATTAAGAAAATTAGATGAAGATTTTACAGAACTTCTTTCATTAATTGATGGAATGGTTTTACTTGGTGAGGTTACATCCAGATCAATGGACTATCTAATTTCATTTGGTGAAAGACTATCAATTAAATTAGTTTCATCAGCAATAAATGACTCAGGAAAAAAATCAATTCCTCTTACTGGGAAAGAAGTTGGAATAATTACTGATTCTAATTTTGGTGAATCAAAACCATTAATGGATACAACTAGACTTAGAGTTTCAAAAACAGTAGATGATCTGTTTTCAAAGAAAACAATTCCTGTAGTTGGAGGATTTGCTGGTGCAGATCAACATGGACACGTAACTACATTTGGTAGGGGAGGTTCTGATTATTCTGCAACAACTATTGGTTCTTGCATAAAGGCAGATGAGATTTGGTTGATGAGTGATGTAGACGGATTAATGACTGCTGATCCAAAAATTGTAAAGAATGCAAAATTACTCAAAGAGGTATCGTACATTGAAGCAATAGAAATGGCAATGTTTGGTGCAAAACAGATTCATCCAAGAACATTTGAGCCACTACTTTCAAAGAAAATTCCAATGAAGATCAGAAATTCCTTTAATACAAAAAATGAAGGAACGTTGGTAACCGTATCCCCATCAGAGTCTTCAAAAAATACTGTAAAATGTGTAAGCAATGTCCAAAATAATGGACTAATAGATATCCGAGGAGGCAGTATGGTTGGAACACCTGGAACTGCAGCTAAAATATTTGAAACTTTGGCAAAATCGGGAATCAATGTGATGATGATATCTCAAAATCCCTCAGAATCCAGCATTACTATTGTAGTCAAGAACACTGATCTTGATAAAGCAGTAAGTGCATTAGAGATGGAATTATTAGGAAAAATTATCAAAAAATTAGAAATTACTACTAATGTCGCAATTATTGCATTAATTGGTTCAGGAATGAGAGGAACAGTAGGAGTTGCTTCAAAAGTATTTGGCGCAATAGAGAAAAATAAAATCAACATATCAATGATAACCCAGGGATCATCAGAACTCAATCTGGCATTCGTAGTAAAAAATTCTGATACAAATGCTGCAGTACGTGCATTACATGATGCATTTGAACTTGATAAAATCAATTAG
- a CDS encoding dUTPase has protein sequence MSEDRLDTIFKLQKGLSEMMNLDRYPKDSEGRVSVLCTAIMHEAVELQRTTNWKWWKTPTQFNEAEAREELIDIWHFVVQASLELNLTPDDIVDEYKKKNEINRERQRNGY, from the coding sequence ATGTCTGAAGACAGATTAGATACAATATTCAAACTTCAAAAAGGGCTATCTGAAATGATGAATTTAGATAGATATCCAAAAGATTCCGAAGGAAGAGTTTCTGTATTATGTACTGCAATTATGCATGAAGCAGTAGAGCTGCAAAGAACTACAAATTGGAAATGGTGGAAAACACCAACACAATTTAACGAAGCTGAAGCTAGAGAAGAATTAATTGACATATGGCATTTTGTTGTTCAAGCATCACTTGAACTCAATCTTACACCAGACGATATTGTGGATGAATACAAAAAGAAAAATGAAATCAATAGAGAAAGGCAGAGGAATGGTTACTAG
- a CDS encoding DUF2254 family protein encodes MKSSNFSKFYISFIVYSIVLVPILFHFQTLNNYDNESFLPSAIEATSALVAIVFAISILVIQHAASNYTPTVLNNFKNDKIFWFTLSYGIFTIMILSTSLVFEWKILLLNLFLFLNNIGLLAVFFIYTFKKINPISIVNEIQDKIVNEFTNVHKKIDELKTEYSKKDTTGKYGRANQLFPEITSHSVLTNNPTLLPNIITYELTLRQIILESVKKGDYDTSRAGLNVYSVVLANYLNIIPNYSWHGDQFITKILEKIKTYSIDGFQTTNIILLEDIISTLQKCGVVFAEKIELIGGHMESNQPLSLCMKIAYDIAITGLTKQLFDLASDSIKTISALGLEASEKYNHDHLAVYYIVNIGNTGIKLKDFYVPQIATYYSFIVIRNMIKNKLNRYTITNEIEDISKMLQSFIETKIQNLWLSGTVSEIAESGPIPCILECVNLKNANYPKIQTKFREEITIDVVSEIIDLVGKTGYSAKKVHDNSIGSSCADSLVSIASLIASEKFVTEKKHPEEELKQIIYRLSNLHRYDPEIHTTYGRDIVKRIVEVILYCLKNNYLETAKLGINLIFNLSNKVLETDELGYEAIRTLESLDVIGCYGIAKNQNEILILTADKYVEFEERFEAIFGKKPSDPTSHQNRYVIDEYDQMHSKYKPFEDIQEIMNPQNGKEFELVISELRDIRTKAKKQFGF; translated from the coding sequence TTGAAATCATCTAATTTTTCTAAATTTTACATTAGTTTTATTGTTTACAGTATTGTTTTGGTTCCTATTCTATTTCATTTTCAAACTTTAAACAATTATGACAATGAAAGTTTCTTACCTTCCGCAATTGAGGCAACATCTGCTCTTGTTGCAATTGTTTTTGCAATTTCAATTTTGGTAATACAACATGCAGCTTCAAACTATACTCCGACTGTACTTAATAATTTTAAAAATGACAAAATTTTTTGGTTTACCTTATCCTATGGTATTTTTACTATAATGATCTTAAGTACAAGCTTAGTGTTTGAATGGAAAATTTTACTTCTAAACTTATTTTTATTTCTAAACAATATTGGTTTACTTGCAGTATTTTTCATTTATACATTCAAAAAAATTAATCCAATATCTATTGTAAATGAAATTCAAGATAAAATAGTAAATGAATTTACTAATGTTCATAAAAAAATAGATGAACTAAAAACAGAATATTCAAAAAAAGACACAACTGGTAAATATGGACGTGCTAATCAATTATTTCCAGAAATTACTAGTCATTCAGTACTAACTAATAATCCAACATTACTTCCAAACATCATTACTTATGAGCTAACATTGCGGCAAATCATTCTTGAATCTGTAAAGAAAGGAGACTATGATACTAGTAGAGCTGGATTGAATGTATATTCAGTTGTGCTTGCAAATTATTTGAACATAATTCCAAATTATTCATGGCATGGTGATCAATTTATCACAAAAATTCTTGAAAAAATTAAAACATATTCGATAGATGGTTTTCAGACAACAAATATTATCTTATTAGAAGATATAATTTCTACTTTACAAAAATGTGGAGTGGTATTTGCAGAAAAAATTGAATTGATTGGTGGTCATATGGAATCAAATCAACCATTGAGCCTTTGTATGAAAATTGCTTATGATATTGCAATAACTGGACTTACAAAACAATTGTTTGATCTAGCCTCAGATTCTATCAAAACTATCAGTGCTTTAGGATTAGAAGCATCAGAAAAATACAATCATGATCATTTAGCTGTATACTATATTGTTAATATTGGAAATACAGGAATAAAATTAAAAGATTTTTACGTTCCTCAAATTGCAACTTACTACTCCTTCATTGTAATTAGAAATATGATTAAAAACAAATTAAATCGTTATACTATAACAAATGAAATTGAAGATATTTCAAAAATGTTACAAAGTTTTATTGAGACAAAAATTCAAAACCTTTGGTTAAGTGGAACTGTTTCTGAAATTGCAGAATCTGGTCCTATACCATGTATCCTTGAATGCGTAAATCTGAAAAATGCCAATTACCCAAAAATCCAAACAAAGTTTAGAGAAGAAATTACAATAGATGTGGTATCTGAAATTATTGATTTGGTTGGAAAAACAGGATATTCTGCAAAAAAAGTTCATGATAATTCCATAGGATCTTCATGTGCTGATTCTCTAGTTTCTATAGCATCCTTAATTGCTTCAGAAAAATTTGTAACAGAAAAAAAACATCCTGAAGAGGAATTAAAACAAATAATCTATAGATTAAGTAATCTTCATCGATATGATCCTGAAATTCATACAACTTATGGAAGAGATATTGTAAAAAGAATTGTTGAGGTAATTCTGTATTGTCTAAAAAATAATTATTTGGAAACTGCAAAATTAGGAATTAATTTAATTTTTAATTTATCAAACAAAGTCTTAGAAACAGATGAACTTGGTTATGAAGCAATTAGAACTTTAGAAAGTTTGGATGTTATAGGATGTTATGGCATTGCAAAGAATCAAAATGAAATACTTATCTTAACTGCTGACAAATATGTGGAATTTGAAGAAAGATTTGAGGCTATATTTGGGAAGAAACCATCAGATCCTACTAGTCATCAGAACAGGTATGTAATTGATGAATATGATCAAATGCATTCAAAATACAAACCATTTGAAGATATTCAGGAAATTATGAATCCACAAAATGGTAAAGAATTTGAATTAGTGATATCAGAATTACGTGATATTAGAACAAAAGCCAAAAAACAATTTGGATTTTAA
- a CDS encoding tyrosine--tRNA ligase: MDITEKVDLIERPPTEEVVTHDELIELFKSNSSPKHYIGLEISGFLHLGSLISTGFKINDFVKAGVKCTVFLADWHTLINDKLGGDWETISKVSKYYQDAFKLVCPEAEIVLGSKLYEEKAEYWSELVKFTKHMSIARTMRTLTIMGRSEDDKKIDLAKLLYPAMQAVDIHSLDVDIAHAGMDQRKIHMLVREIFPKMKWKVPVAIHHKLLPGLSKPADTSDSQILGKMSKSDPNSGIFIHNTDDEIMKKISKAWCEEANIENNPLLEIARTVIFHDFDEIKVERPEKFGGNVSYTDYEQLETDFAEKKLHPGDLKQTVGNYLVKVISPIREKLNLSEEVNDAIRKSF, encoded by the coding sequence TTGGATATTACAGAAAAAGTAGATCTGATTGAACGACCACCAACCGAAGAGGTAGTAACTCATGATGAGTTAATTGAATTATTCAAATCAAATTCATCACCAAAACATTACATTGGCCTTGAAATATCTGGTTTCTTACACCTTGGTAGTTTAATCAGTACAGGTTTCAAAATTAATGACTTTGTTAAAGCAGGTGTTAAATGCACAGTATTTCTTGCAGATTGGCACACGTTGATTAATGATAAGTTAGGTGGAGATTGGGAAACAATATCAAAAGTTTCAAAATATTATCAAGATGCATTCAAGTTAGTTTGTCCAGAAGCAGAAATTGTTTTAGGTTCAAAATTGTATGAAGAAAAAGCTGAATACTGGTCTGAACTTGTGAAATTTACAAAACATATGTCAATTGCAAGAACTATGAGAACTCTTACAATTATGGGACGTTCAGAAGATGATAAAAAAATTGACTTGGCCAAATTACTATACCCTGCAATGCAAGCAGTAGATATTCACTCATTGGATGTAGACATTGCTCATGCCGGAATGGATCAAAGAAAAATCCACATGTTAGTTCGAGAGATTTTTCCTAAAATGAAATGGAAAGTTCCTGTCGCAATACATCATAAGCTATTGCCTGGACTTTCAAAACCTGCAGATACAAGTGATTCTCAAATATTAGGCAAAATGAGCAAATCTGATCCAAATTCAGGTATCTTTATTCATAATACAGATGATGAAATTATGAAAAAGATTAGCAAGGCATGGTGTGAAGAAGCAAATATTGAAAATAACCCATTGCTAGAGATTGCAAGAACTGTAATCTTTCATGATTTTGATGAAATAAAAGTAGAGAGACCTGAAAAATTCGGTGGAAATGTATCATATACTGATTATGAACAACTAGAAACAGATTTTGCTGAAAAGAAACTTCATCCAGGAGATTTGAAACAAACAGTTGGAAATTATTTGGTTAAAGTGATTTCTCCTATTAGAGAAAAGCTAAATCTAAGCGAAGAAGTTAATGATGCTATACGAAAAAGTTTCTAA
- a CDS encoding DegT/DnrJ/EryC1/StrS aminotransferase family protein, translating into MKIAINIPIVGKEEISAVTNILKNGALTSSASQGGKHVQDFERTAASFVKSKYAIAVNSGTAALQAALHALDIKKGDEVLVPSFTFVATANAVISTGAKPVFVDILKENYTINPDDLEKKINKKTRAIIPVHLYGNAAHVERLSEISKKHNLPIIEDSAQSLGTTYKGKHTGTFFEMGCYSMYPAKVMTSGEGGFVVTNNKKLRDKLLMIRNHGMVHGYDTRIFGLNLRLPEINAAIATVQMKKLPNFLKSRKKNAELLSKLISDLKLVLPKQRKNENVNWYLYTIAIEKRDEILKKLNEKGIGAASYYPIPVHKTPFYKLKTKLPVTDWAASHVLSLPIHPGVTQKNIEFIAKTLHEIL; encoded by the coding sequence TTGAAGATTGCAATTAACATCCCAATCGTAGGCAAAGAAGAGATATCTGCTGTTACTAATATTCTGAAAAATGGTGCTTTAACCTCCTCTGCTAGTCAGGGTGGAAAACATGTTCAAGACTTTGAAAGAACTGCGGCTTCTTTTGTTAAATCAAAATATGCTATAGCAGTAAATTCAGGAACAGCTGCACTACAAGCCGCTTTACACGCATTAGATATTAAAAAAGGAGACGAAGTTTTAGTTCCGTCATTTACCTTTGTTGCTACCGCAAATGCTGTTATTTCAACTGGAGCTAAACCTGTTTTTGTTGATATTTTAAAAGAAAATTATACAATTAATCCAGATGATTTAGAAAAAAAGATTAACAAAAAAACTCGTGCTATTATCCCGGTGCATCTATATGGAAATGCAGCACATGTGGAAAGACTTTCTGAAATTTCTAAAAAGCATAATCTTCCAATCATTGAAGATTCTGCACAATCATTAGGAACAACTTACAAGGGAAAACATACCGGTACTTTCTTTGAAATGGGTTGTTATAGCATGTATCCTGCAAAGGTAATGACTTCAGGCGAAGGTGGATTTGTTGTCACTAATAATAAAAAACTTCGAGATAAGTTATTGATGATTAGAAATCATGGAATGGTTCATGGATATGATACTAGAATCTTTGGACTAAACTTACGATTACCTGAAATTAATGCCGCAATTGCAACTGTTCAAATGAAAAAACTTCCAAACTTTTTAAAATCCAGAAAAAAAAATGCAGAACTATTATCAAAATTGATCTCTGATCTAAAACTTGTACTTCCTAAGCAAAGAAAAAATGAAAATGTAAATTGGTATCTTTATACAATTGCTATTGAAAAACGTGATGAAATTTTGAAAAAACTCAATGAAAAAGGAATTGGCGCTGCATCTTATTATCCAATACCAGTTCACAAAACTCCATTTTACAAGCTAAAAACTAAACTTCCTGTTACAGATTGGGCTGCCTCACATGTGCTTTCTTTACCTATTCATCCGGGCGTAACTCAAAAAAATATTGAATTCATTGCAAAAACACTGCATGAAATACTATGA
- a CDS encoding RpoL/Rpb11 RNA polymerase subunit family protein — protein MNAQVISSEPKEISLSITETDIGILYIIQHELLKGSNIDFAGVIVKHPLTNECWMRISSSTKPLGEIKKATDSAIKMAEELKQLFNSKIKVN, from the coding sequence ATGAACGCACAAGTGATCAGTTCTGAACCCAAAGAAATCAGCCTTTCAATCACTGAAACTGACATAGGAATTTTATACATTATTCAACACGAACTCCTAAAAGGATCAAATATTGATTTTGCAGGGGTTATAGTAAAACATCCGCTCACTAATGAATGCTGGATGAGAATTAGTTCCAGTACAAAACCGCTAGGAGAAATTAAAAAAGCAACAGATTCCGCAATAAAAATGGCAGAAGAGCTCAAACAATTATTTAATTCTAAGATTAAGGTAAATTAG
- a CDS encoding C2H2-type zinc finger protein gives MGLFGSSSNELKCKKCGTVLSDSERLKKHHEKAHNKKKEKCRICGTEFDTQEELRKHKKNCK, from the coding sequence ATGGGGTTATTTGGATCTAGTAGTAATGAATTAAAATGTAAAAAGTGTGGAACAGTTCTTTCTGATTCTGAAAGATTAAAGAAACATCATGAAAAGGCACACAATAAGAAAAAAGAAAAATGCAGAATATGTGGAACTGAATTTGATACTCAAGAGGAATTAAGAAAACACAAAAAGAATTGCAAATAA